A genome region from Calliopsis andreniformis isolate RMS-2024a chromosome 2, iyCalAndr_principal, whole genome shotgun sequence includes the following:
- the LOC143185596 gene encoding uncharacterized protein LOC143185596 isoform X1: MRGATGGRAGSIKPPNPLRFETRMQPGVTAVLAAIWLTVYVGVVGTSTLHPPRLALDQYSPLAPRRHTVYRRLRLEDDYDEAQREEEEEDEEAENQQSYLRIASIPTSVVTLKQPFKDEYLKNNLAENSSVNHFPPPIEDKQSRNFVGGEFTDERVEDRNTKVGKSPSSPPFELDDPFVADDTFQDQGPGSVEIYKLDLLREKLLLSPTPVTKLFKNKSKAPKKTNHVNWKAKTQEYKATSPKIFYKQSNSFDDPSTEMPPDTDPFSIGGVPELQVGCEGLEASDHKQKRSIDSPRKSKKSDTTPDLWADALEINYDSSIEDDYEEMDELVKIIKLENTTKSSKPRGDMDATLEGDFLMEKNRTEKLPVRGDMGNSSITNDSSIPSAVSLSGQEAKEMKASAKATERGYHFNKAKQAVQEKNSKSSERKRSKREIWGFGEDEGVVSSDELQTENHRRRQHDEWLRQEAERRKQENEKSRIEEARRRGYLENRTNSDVEKIREEYERSLEQRKKEEEERRRRLQEFRRTTNWWQPQDEYRRRVQEEETRRNRLQEEERRRGEFHRRHESHPQPSTEKGRHSQEEEVRRREENRLREEERRRHEEEIRREQLRREEETRRRQQQEQDRKSLDDRRRQWMLKKRQEQEEEERRRQQQPSNLLSFRARNESRPYGAEAERQMREQQEKEREQKLRDYVQRNRPIKVNASADRQREEQKQREEEKRRKMEEQKLQEYIRRNQPVHVPQANQSQDRNWMEYRRKFEVRPNDRSRYPGPGDGRRNHGPSASTNIDPQNYMDEIRRRQAAEEERIGKRERQDEELLRQEALRREEEVRRIQSRRYEEQRKRQEAARLEDERRRKELMEEEARRSQAGRRPGYEDRRRFEEYRRRQDTRLIPSNLLLNESRRTVDLQRQRQEQERWRMEDERRRLEESRAKEAREDEERARAMKELWRRKEEARLNALPVSARIIIRPVASSGTPNIMNRGGFDNDVNVPNVYPNRKEQGVPPYPVSPTQRPRVETPQPCVWAVVQCCPVNIKRLVTCFEAVGCPGINWDPSPCRFDIVEAARERVRKFYAEADADEYL; the protein is encoded by the exons GAGGATGCAGCCAGGAGTGACAGCGGTTCTCGCCGCGATCTGGCTGACGGTGTACGTGGGTGTGGTGGGGACATCCACCCTCCATCCCCCCCGTCTTGCTCTCGATCAATACTCCCCTTTGGCCCCGCGCCGTCACACAGTTTATCGAAGACTGAGACTGGAGGACGATTATGACGAGGCCCagagggaggaggaggaggaagatgAGGAGGCCGAAAATCAGCAGTCCTACCTTCGGATCGCGTCGATCCCTACGAGCGTCG TAACCTTAAAGCAACCCTTCAAAGACGAGTATTTGAAAAATAACCTGGCAGAGAATAGCAGCGTCAATCATTTTCCACCTCCAATTGAAGATAAGCAATCTCGTAATTTCGTCGGTGGAGAATTCACAGATGAAAGGGTCGAAGACAGAAACACAAAAGTCGGCAAATCACCTTCGTCGCCTCCATTCGAATTGGACGATCCTTTTGTCGCCGACGACACCTTCCAAGATCAGGGCCCTGGCTCTGTGGAGATTTACAAATTGGACCTCCTCAGAGAGAAGCTTTTGCTCAGTCCAACGCCAGTAACAAAGTTATTCAAGAACAAGAGCAAGGCTCCAAAGAAGACCAACCACGTTAACTGGAAGGCTAAAACGCAAGAATACAAAGCCACCAGTCCAAAAATATTCTACAAGCAGTCCAACTCGTTTGATGATCCCAGTACAGAGATGCCACCAGACACTGATCCCTTCAGCATAGGTGGAGTACCAGAGTTGCAGGTTGGCTGTGAGGGACTAGAGGCTTCCGATCATAAGCAAAAAAGGTCGATAGATTCGCCCAGAAAGAGTAAGAagtctgacactacacctgacctCTGGGCAgacgccttggaaatcaactatGACTCTTCTATCGAGGATGACTACGAAGAGATGGACGAACTTGTGAAAATTATCAAATTGGAGAACACTACGAAGAGTTCCAAGCCCAGAGGCGACATGGACGCGACTCTCGAGGGGGATTTCTTGATGGAGAAAAATCGCACAGAGAAGCTACCTGTCCGAGGAGACATGGGCAACTCTAGTATCACCAATGATTCCAGTATTCCGTCAGCTGTGTCCCTTTCTGGTCAAGAAGCAAAGGAAATGAAGGCTTCAGCAAAGGCTACTGAAAGAGGGTACCATTTCAATAAAGCGAAGCAGGCTGTCCAAGAGAAGAATTCGAAAAGCTCTGAGAGAAAGCGATCGAAGCGTGAAATTTGGGGGTTCGGGGAGGACGAAGGTGTGGTGTCGAGTGACGAGCTGCAGACTGAGAACCATCGACGGAGGCAACACGATGAATGGCTGCGACAGGAGGCAGAGAGGAGGAAACAGGAGAATGAAAAGTCGAGGATAGAAGAGGCTCGCAGGCGAGGCTACCTTGAGAATCGAACTAATTCTGACGTGGAAAAGATCAGAGAAGAATACGAGCGGAGCTTGGAGCAGAGGAAGAAGGAGGAGGAAGAAAGGCGGAGACGACTGCAGGAGTTTCGAAGGACGACGAACTGGTGGCAGCCGCAGGATGAATATCGACGACGTGTGCAGGAGGAAGAGACGAGAAGAAACAGATTGCAGGAAGAGGAACGCAGGAGGGGAGAGTTTCACAGGAGACACGagtctcatcctcaaccttctacagAAAAAGGTAGACACAGCCAGGAGGAGGAAGTTAGACGTCGAGAAGAGAACCGTTTGAGGGAAGAAGAAAGAAGACGCCACGAAGAAGAGATACGAAGGGAGCAATTGAGACGTGAAGAAGAAACGAGGAGAAGACAACAGCAGGAACAGGACAGAAAGAGCTTAGATGATAGAAGAAGACAATGGATGCTGAAGAAGAGACAGGAGCAAGAGGAAGAAGAAAGGAGGAGACAGCAGCAGCCTTCCAATTTGCTCTCCTTTCGAGCTCGCAATGAGAGCAGACCCTATGGAGCGGAAGCAGAGAGACAGATGAGAGAACAGCAAGAAAAAGAACGAGAACAGAAGTTAAGAGACTATGTACAGCGTAATCGACCTATCAAAGTAAACGCTTCTGCCGATCGCCAAAGGGAGGAGCAGAAACAGAGGGAAgaagaaaagagaagaaaaatggAAGAACAAAAGCTGCAGGAATATATTCGAAGGAACCAGCCTGTACACGTCCCGCAAGCGAACCAGTCTCAAGATAGAAATTGGATGGAGTACAGAAGAAAATTCGAAGTCAGACCGAACGATCGCTCGAGGTACCCTGGTCCAGGGGACGGAAGAAGAAACCATGGCCCGTCTGCCTCGACGAATATCGATCCTCAGAACTACATGGACGAAATCAGGAGGAGGCAGGCAGCCGAGGAGGAGAGGATCGGCAAAAGGGAGAGGCAAGATGAAGAGCTACTAAGGCAGGAAGCTTTGAGGCGAGAAGAAGAGGTCAGGAGGATACAGTCGAGAAGATATGAAGAGCAGCGAAAGAGGCAAGAAGCGGCGAGGTTGGAGGACGAAAGGAGGAGGAAGGAATTGATGGAGGAGGAGGCCAGAAGAAGTCAAGCTGGGAGGAGACCAGGTTACGAGGATCGTAGACGATTCGAGGAGTACAGAAGGAGGCAGGACACGAGACTTATTCCATCCAATTTACTTTTGAACGAGTCCAGGAGAACCGTGGACCTTCAGAGACAAAGGCAGGAGCAGGAGaggtggaggatggaggacgaaagGCGGAGGCTAGAGGAAAGCAG GGCAAAGGAGGCGAGAGAAGATGAGGAACGCGCGAGGGCCATGAAAGAGCTATGGCGACGCAAGGAAGAAGCCAGACTGAATGCGTTACCCGTGAGTGCGAGAATAATAATTCGTCCTGTAGCTTCTTCTGGCACGCCGAACATTATGAATAGAGGAGGGTTCGACAATGATGTCAATGTACCG AATGTTTATCCAAATCGTAAAGAACAAGGGGTACCCCCGTATCCTGTTTCTCCTACTCAAAGGCCACGAGTGGAGACCCCTCAGCCCTGTGTTTGGGCAGTTGTCCAATGTTGTCCAGTGAACATCAAGCGCCTAGTGACATGCTTCGAGGCTGTAGGTTGTCCTGGCATCAACTGGGATCCCAGCCCCTGCAGATTTGACATCGTCGAGGCGGCTAGAGAGCGAGTCAGGAAATTCTACGCTGAGGCTGACGCGGATGAGTATCTTTAA
- the LOC143185596 gene encoding uncharacterized protein LOC143185596 isoform X2 — protein MQPGVTAVLAAIWLTVYVGVVGTSTLHPPRLALDQYSPLAPRRHTVYRRLRLEDDYDEAQREEEEEDEEAENQQSYLRIASIPTSVVTLKQPFKDEYLKNNLAENSSVNHFPPPIEDKQSRNFVGGEFTDERVEDRNTKVGKSPSSPPFELDDPFVADDTFQDQGPGSVEIYKLDLLREKLLLSPTPVTKLFKNKSKAPKKTNHVNWKAKTQEYKATSPKIFYKQSNSFDDPSTEMPPDTDPFSIGGVPELQVGCEGLEASDHKQKRSIDSPRKSKKSDTTPDLWADALEINYDSSIEDDYEEMDELVKIIKLENTTKSSKPRGDMDATLEGDFLMEKNRTEKLPVRGDMGNSSITNDSSIPSAVSLSGQEAKEMKASAKATERGYHFNKAKQAVQEKNSKSSERKRSKREIWGFGEDEGVVSSDELQTENHRRRQHDEWLRQEAERRKQENEKSRIEEARRRGYLENRTNSDVEKIREEYERSLEQRKKEEEERRRRLQEFRRTTNWWQPQDEYRRRVQEEETRRNRLQEEERRRGEFHRRHESHPQPSTEKGRHSQEEEVRRREENRLREEERRRHEEEIRREQLRREEETRRRQQQEQDRKSLDDRRRQWMLKKRQEQEEEERRRQQQPSNLLSFRARNESRPYGAEAERQMREQQEKEREQKLRDYVQRNRPIKVNASADRQREEQKQREEEKRRKMEEQKLQEYIRRNQPVHVPQANQSQDRNWMEYRRKFEVRPNDRSRYPGPGDGRRNHGPSASTNIDPQNYMDEIRRRQAAEEERIGKRERQDEELLRQEALRREEEVRRIQSRRYEEQRKRQEAARLEDERRRKELMEEEARRSQAGRRPGYEDRRRFEEYRRRQDTRLIPSNLLLNESRRTVDLQRQRQEQERWRMEDERRRLEESRAKEAREDEERARAMKELWRRKEEARLNALPVSARIIIRPVASSGTPNIMNRGGFDNDVNVPNVYPNRKEQGVPPYPVSPTQRPRVETPQPCVWAVVQCCPVNIKRLVTCFEAVGCPGINWDPSPCRFDIVEAARERVRKFYAEADADEYL, from the exons ATGCAGCCAGGAGTGACAGCGGTTCTCGCCGCGATCTGGCTGACGGTGTACGTGGGTGTGGTGGGGACATCCACCCTCCATCCCCCCCGTCTTGCTCTCGATCAATACTCCCCTTTGGCCCCGCGCCGTCACACAGTTTATCGAAGACTGAGACTGGAGGACGATTATGACGAGGCCCagagggaggaggaggaggaagatgAGGAGGCCGAAAATCAGCAGTCCTACCTTCGGATCGCGTCGATCCCTACGAGCGTCG TAACCTTAAAGCAACCCTTCAAAGACGAGTATTTGAAAAATAACCTGGCAGAGAATAGCAGCGTCAATCATTTTCCACCTCCAATTGAAGATAAGCAATCTCGTAATTTCGTCGGTGGAGAATTCACAGATGAAAGGGTCGAAGACAGAAACACAAAAGTCGGCAAATCACCTTCGTCGCCTCCATTCGAATTGGACGATCCTTTTGTCGCCGACGACACCTTCCAAGATCAGGGCCCTGGCTCTGTGGAGATTTACAAATTGGACCTCCTCAGAGAGAAGCTTTTGCTCAGTCCAACGCCAGTAACAAAGTTATTCAAGAACAAGAGCAAGGCTCCAAAGAAGACCAACCACGTTAACTGGAAGGCTAAAACGCAAGAATACAAAGCCACCAGTCCAAAAATATTCTACAAGCAGTCCAACTCGTTTGATGATCCCAGTACAGAGATGCCACCAGACACTGATCCCTTCAGCATAGGTGGAGTACCAGAGTTGCAGGTTGGCTGTGAGGGACTAGAGGCTTCCGATCATAAGCAAAAAAGGTCGATAGATTCGCCCAGAAAGAGTAAGAagtctgacactacacctgacctCTGGGCAgacgccttggaaatcaactatGACTCTTCTATCGAGGATGACTACGAAGAGATGGACGAACTTGTGAAAATTATCAAATTGGAGAACACTACGAAGAGTTCCAAGCCCAGAGGCGACATGGACGCGACTCTCGAGGGGGATTTCTTGATGGAGAAAAATCGCACAGAGAAGCTACCTGTCCGAGGAGACATGGGCAACTCTAGTATCACCAATGATTCCAGTATTCCGTCAGCTGTGTCCCTTTCTGGTCAAGAAGCAAAGGAAATGAAGGCTTCAGCAAAGGCTACTGAAAGAGGGTACCATTTCAATAAAGCGAAGCAGGCTGTCCAAGAGAAGAATTCGAAAAGCTCTGAGAGAAAGCGATCGAAGCGTGAAATTTGGGGGTTCGGGGAGGACGAAGGTGTGGTGTCGAGTGACGAGCTGCAGACTGAGAACCATCGACGGAGGCAACACGATGAATGGCTGCGACAGGAGGCAGAGAGGAGGAAACAGGAGAATGAAAAGTCGAGGATAGAAGAGGCTCGCAGGCGAGGCTACCTTGAGAATCGAACTAATTCTGACGTGGAAAAGATCAGAGAAGAATACGAGCGGAGCTTGGAGCAGAGGAAGAAGGAGGAGGAAGAAAGGCGGAGACGACTGCAGGAGTTTCGAAGGACGACGAACTGGTGGCAGCCGCAGGATGAATATCGACGACGTGTGCAGGAGGAAGAGACGAGAAGAAACAGATTGCAGGAAGAGGAACGCAGGAGGGGAGAGTTTCACAGGAGACACGagtctcatcctcaaccttctacagAAAAAGGTAGACACAGCCAGGAGGAGGAAGTTAGACGTCGAGAAGAGAACCGTTTGAGGGAAGAAGAAAGAAGACGCCACGAAGAAGAGATACGAAGGGAGCAATTGAGACGTGAAGAAGAAACGAGGAGAAGACAACAGCAGGAACAGGACAGAAAGAGCTTAGATGATAGAAGAAGACAATGGATGCTGAAGAAGAGACAGGAGCAAGAGGAAGAAGAAAGGAGGAGACAGCAGCAGCCTTCCAATTTGCTCTCCTTTCGAGCTCGCAATGAGAGCAGACCCTATGGAGCGGAAGCAGAGAGACAGATGAGAGAACAGCAAGAAAAAGAACGAGAACAGAAGTTAAGAGACTATGTACAGCGTAATCGACCTATCAAAGTAAACGCTTCTGCCGATCGCCAAAGGGAGGAGCAGAAACAGAGGGAAgaagaaaagagaagaaaaatggAAGAACAAAAGCTGCAGGAATATATTCGAAGGAACCAGCCTGTACACGTCCCGCAAGCGAACCAGTCTCAAGATAGAAATTGGATGGAGTACAGAAGAAAATTCGAAGTCAGACCGAACGATCGCTCGAGGTACCCTGGTCCAGGGGACGGAAGAAGAAACCATGGCCCGTCTGCCTCGACGAATATCGATCCTCAGAACTACATGGACGAAATCAGGAGGAGGCAGGCAGCCGAGGAGGAGAGGATCGGCAAAAGGGAGAGGCAAGATGAAGAGCTACTAAGGCAGGAAGCTTTGAGGCGAGAAGAAGAGGTCAGGAGGATACAGTCGAGAAGATATGAAGAGCAGCGAAAGAGGCAAGAAGCGGCGAGGTTGGAGGACGAAAGGAGGAGGAAGGAATTGATGGAGGAGGAGGCCAGAAGAAGTCAAGCTGGGAGGAGACCAGGTTACGAGGATCGTAGACGATTCGAGGAGTACAGAAGGAGGCAGGACACGAGACTTATTCCATCCAATTTACTTTTGAACGAGTCCAGGAGAACCGTGGACCTTCAGAGACAAAGGCAGGAGCAGGAGaggtggaggatggaggacgaaagGCGGAGGCTAGAGGAAAGCAG GGCAAAGGAGGCGAGAGAAGATGAGGAACGCGCGAGGGCCATGAAAGAGCTATGGCGACGCAAGGAAGAAGCCAGACTGAATGCGTTACCCGTGAGTGCGAGAATAATAATTCGTCCTGTAGCTTCTTCTGGCACGCCGAACATTATGAATAGAGGAGGGTTCGACAATGATGTCAATGTACCG AATGTTTATCCAAATCGTAAAGAACAAGGGGTACCCCCGTATCCTGTTTCTCCTACTCAAAGGCCACGAGTGGAGACCCCTCAGCCCTGTGTTTGGGCAGTTGTCCAATGTTGTCCAGTGAACATCAAGCGCCTAGTGACATGCTTCGAGGCTGTAGGTTGTCCTGGCATCAACTGGGATCCCAGCCCCTGCAGATTTGACATCGTCGAGGCGGCTAGAGAGCGAGTCAGGAAATTCTACGCTGAGGCTGACGCGGATGAGTATCTTTAA